CGGTCGGCCCGGGGATAGTCATGGCTCCACCTCGCCCCGCCCCAGCGGAAACCCCACTCGAGGTCCGAGGGGCCGTATCGGATTCGCGTGAAGACGAACCGATCCTGATAATCCGGATTCGAGGTGAGCTCGTCATTAGGCTCTCCTTCTCGGGGGTATTGCTGACTCCACCCCAATCCCAGAGCTACCGTCACGGAAGCTCCGAGCGTGAGAAGGCGCATGAGCGTGGGACACAACGGCTTCAAGAGACTCTCGACCACCCGGGGCATGTCTCTGACTCGACCTCAAGGTTACCGTGTGGCGCGGAAGAGCTCAATCGAGAGTCGAGATGATTTCTGGCCAGCCACGGCATTGAGCAGTTAGAAGGTTGAACTCGAACGCCTCGGACGCATAAGCTTCACGGCTTGGTCTGGCGCACCAAAGACGTCGCGCTCTGGAGAGGAATACCACATGCATCGATTCTTGGTTCTAGTGGGAGCCTGGCTCGTGGCGGGCTGTCGTCCGTCCGAGGAAAGCAGACCCATTCGCCTCGTGGACGTGTTCGCCGATGAGATGGTCGAGGGTCGCCCGGCAACGCCTCCCGAGCCTCCGCCCCGTACGGAGTGGACCTTTGCCGAGACAACCGGGACGGCCGGATTCGACGCCTTTGCCGACGTCTCCGGTCTCGCGGTTCGAGAGGGTCGCCTCGCCGGCCGAGCCACGAGCGATTTTCCGTTGCTCCACGTGGAGCGCACCGAAGGCCTCGACAACCGCGATCAACTCCATTCGATCGAGGTTCGGATGCGCGCCTCGGCCGGTGCGAACTTCACCATCGTCCCCTCGGTGGAACCGGTGCCGGGACCGGGTCCGGCTCGGTTTCTCGTGACCGCGCTCGGCATTACCACGCCCATCGTGGCGGGAAACGACGTTCAGACCTACACGCTCAGAAGCGGGCTGCCGCTTTCCGCCCAGAGGATTCGCCATCTCTACATTCGTCCCACCGACGCCGCTGACGCCGATTTCGCGATCGAATCGATTCGTCTCGTATTCCGAAAAGAGTATCTCGCCGGCATCGAGAGTGGTGTGGGCTTCCAGGGCATGTCAGAGATTTACCGGGAGTCGCTGGTCTCCCGGGCTCCGGAAACGATCCGGGTTCCGGTCGAAGTTCCGCCCGGCTCGAGGTTGCAGCTTTCCCTGGGCACGGTGGACCCGATGCCGGTTACTTTTCGCGTGGCCATGGGAGAGGACGTGCTGCTCGAAGAGACGGTGACGACTCCCTATCGATGGGAGGAACGAATCATCGACCTCTCGACCCACGTCGGGCGCTCCGGACGTCTGTCGCTCTCGCTCTCGTCCGAAGAGGTGGGGAACGTCGGCATCTGGGGAACCCCGGTGATCCGACCGCCCGCGGCGCCACCCGAGGACCGACCTCGAAACGTCGTACTTCTGTGGACGGACACACTCCGGAACGACCACCTGAGCCCCTATGGTTACGAGCGGGATACTTCCCCCAACTTGAAGCGGCTCGCGTCGGAAGGCGTCCTGTTTCTGAACAACGTTTCCCAGGCGACCTGGACCAAGGTATCGACGCCGTCGCTCATGACCTCGCTCTACCCTTCCACCCACGGGGTAAAGGAGTTCTCGGATTACCTGCCGGCTTCGGCTACGACGCTTGCCGAGGTGTACCGTGGTGCGGGCTACGCGACCGTCTCGTTTGCCTCGAACCTCTTCACCGGGCAGTTCACCAACCTGCATCAGGGATTCGAGGAGCTGCACGAGGACGGGTCGCTTCCCGAACAGGGCTCGAGCAAGACTTCCCGGGAGTATATCGACCGGTTCACGCGCTGGCTCGAGGTCAACAAGGACATACCGTTCTTCGCCTTCCTTCACCTATACGACCCCCACGACCCGTTCGAGCCCAGGCCGCCCTATGCCTCGCTCTGGGCGGATCCGGAAAAGAAGCACAAGCACGAGGAGGAGCTCGCCGCGGTGCGAAAGGTC
This window of the Vicinamibacteria bacterium genome carries:
- a CDS encoding sulfatase encodes the protein MHRFLVLVGAWLVAGCRPSEESRPIRLVDVFADEMVEGRPATPPEPPPRTEWTFAETTGTAGFDAFADVSGLAVREGRLAGRATSDFPLLHVERTEGLDNRDQLHSIEVRMRASAGANFTIVPSVEPVPGPGPARFLVTALGITTPIVAGNDVQTYTLRSGLPLSAQRIRHLYIRPTDAADADFAIESIRLVFRKEYLAGIESGVGFQGMSEIYRESLVSRAPETIRVPVEVPPGSRLQLSLGTVDPMPVTFRVAMGEDVLLEETVTTPYRWEERIIDLSTHVGRSGRLSLSLSSEEVGNVGIWGTPVIRPPAAPPEDRPRNVVLLWTDTLRNDHLSPYGYERDTSPNLKRLASEGVLFLNNVSQATWTKVSTPSLMTSLYPSTHGVKEFSDYLPASATTLAEVYRGAGYATVSFASNLFTGQFTNLHQGFEELHEDGSLPEQGSSKTSREYIDRFTRWLEVNKDIPFFAFLHLYDPHDPFEPRPPYASLWADPEKKHKHEEELAAVRKVITEPLAQNFGMPSRTELEQAGIDADQYVSYDKDWYDGSIRGMDAEVGRLLERLRMLGLEESTLVVFVGDHGEEFLDHGRTFHGQSVYGELTRVPLMMRWPAGLPAGRVIDAVTETIDIMPTLLALSGLDLPETIQGHSLVPLFRSEDRSWQARPAFSEKAPTKPQAGSPWPAETEAYSIVQGEWKLIHNIVPEEGKPEFELFRFADDPLDQNNVAAENDDVVRRLSETLEGWRQMANAAKLSPDSEHIEGMSQQQLERLRSLGYIR